The Actinoplanes sp. N902-109 genomic interval GGGGGACAATGGTCCGGTGACGACCAGGACCTCGGGAACGCGTGCCGCCCGCCTCGACCAGGTTTGCGCTGATGCCGTCGGGCTGGCCCGGGGTGCCATCACGGAGGTCGATCCGGCCGACGTCGGCGAGCACATCGAAGCGGTTGCCGAGGGCGACCGGATCGTGACGCATTTCTTCGACAGTCATCTCGCCGGTTACCGCGGGTGGCGCTGGGCCGTGACCGTGACCCGGGTGCCGCGCTCCCGGCACGTCACCGTGTGCGAGACCGTGCTGCTGCCCGGTCCTGACTCGCTGCTCGCGCCCGGCTGGGTGCCCTGGAACGAACGGGTCCAACCCGGCGACCTCGGCGTCGGCGACCTCATGCCGACCGCCCCGGACGACGAGCGGCTGGCCCAGGGCTATGTGCTCAGCGACGACCCCGCGGTCGAGGACGTCTCCTGGGAGCTCGGGCTCGGCCGGCCGCGGGTGATGTCGCGCGAGGGCCGGATCGAGACGGCCCAGCGGTGGTACGACGGCGACGCCGGTCCGGACGCCCCGATCGCCACCGCCGCGCCGCGCAACGCCCGCTGCGGCACCTGCGGGTTCTATCTTCCGCTGGCCGGTTCGATGCGGGCCATGTTCGGCGTCTGCGGCAACCTGTACGCCCCCGACGACGGCAAGGCGGTCAGCGCCGACCACGGGTGCGGTGCGCATTCGGAGGCGCTGATGGGCTCGGCTGAGCAGCCGGTCGAGGAGCTGCCGACGGTCTACGACGACAGCGAGGTCGAGGCCGTCGCGGTGAGCCGGGCGCCCGGCTCGGTCGAGGCGGGGGAGCCCGCCGAGGATTACGGCCACAGCTGACAGACGGTCGCGCGGCTGCCCTCGTTGCAAACGCCGCGCGAGTCGACCCCGCGCGGAGGCATGGCCGTGCAACGGCAACGCCACGCGGGGGAGCGGCAGCTGCTCCGCCCGGAGTCGCCGCGTCCGCACGGATGGGCGCAGTCGCGCCGCTGGAAGCCGCCGCGTCCGCACGGACGGGCGCGGGCGCAGCTGTGGGTCAGGCCGGGTCGGCGACGGTGAACTCGGCGTGGGTCAGGGCGCGACGACGGCGTCGGTTGGCGTCGTGGCGGAGCATGGTGAGCAGGCCCGGGATGCCCCACAGCGCGCCCGCCACGCAGGTCCACAGCCAGGTGTGCGGCGCCCCGGCCAGCAGCAGGACGACCCCGGCGATCACGAAGACCGCGATGCCGCCCAGGGCGAACGGGACCATCGGCGGGTCCAGCGGCTCGACCCGGGGCTTGGTGCCGGTCACCACGTCCAGCCCGTGCGCCCGCTGACCCGGCGGGGGAGCGGCGGGACCCGGCGACGACGGGGCGGGAGACAGTTCGGCCACGGTTTGAGGGTACGTCCGGAGGAGATCGCCCGTGGGGGCGCGTGACGGTTGTAACACTGCTGATCTTTCACCGGGGTGAGCAGTCTGATTCGATGCGCGTAGGAGCTCCCCCCAACCCCGTGTGAAGAGGCCAGATGTCCACTGTTGCAGCCGACGCGAGCGTCGACTCGTCGGGGCGTACCCCCAAGAACGGTTTTGATCGGTACTTCGAGATTTCCGCTCGCGGGTCGACGATCGGGCGTGAGGTGCGCGGCGGGTTCGCCACGTTCTTCACGATGGCCTACATCGTCGTGCTCAACCCGTTGATCCTGGGCGCCGGCGTCGACGCCACCGGGGCGAAGCTGCCGATCACCGCCCTCGCCGCGGGCACTGCCCTGGTCGCCGGGGTCATGACGATCCTGATGGGGGTCGTCGCCCGGTTCCCGCTTGCACTGGCGGCCGGGCTGGGCGTGAACGCGCTGGTCGCGTATGAGATCGCCCCCGAGATGACCTGGGCCGACGCGATGGGCCTGGTGTTCATCGAGGGTGTGATCATCGCTGTGCTGGTGCTCACCGGGTTGCGTACGGCGGTCTTCCAGGCCGTTCCCACGCAGCTCAAGACCGCGATCGGGGTGGGCATCGGGCTGTTCCTGATGATCATCGGTCTGGTCGACGCGGGCTTCGTGCGGCGCGTCCCGGACGCCTCGGGCACCACCGTCCCGGTCGAGCTCGGCATCGGCGGCAAGCTGACCAGCTGGCCGCTGCTGGTGTTCTGCCTCGGTCTGCTGCTCACGCTGGTGCTCTTCGTGCGCAAGGTGAAGGGCGCGATCCTCATCGGCATCCTGGCGACCACTGTGCTGGCGATCGTCGTCGAGGCGATCGGCAACATCGGTCCGTCGTTCGTCGACGGCAAGCCGAACGCGGCCGGCTGGTCGCTGAACGTGCCGACGCTGCCGGACAAGATCGTGGACCTGCCCGACCTGTCGCTGCTGGGCAAGTTCAACGTGCTGGACTCGTGGGGCCGGGCCGGCTGGCTGGTCGCGCTGATGTTCGTGTTCACGCTGCTGGTCACCGACTTCTTCGACACCATGGGCACGATGGTCGCGGTCGGGCAGGAGGGTGGCCTGGTCCAGCGGGACGGGATGCCGCCGCGCACCCGGGAGATCCTGCTGGTCGACTCGGTCGCCGCCGCGGCCGGCGGTGCGGCCAGCGTGTCCAGCAACACGTCGTTCATCGAGAGTGCGTCGGGTGTCGCCGAGGGTGCCCGCACGGGCGTCGCCAACCTGGTCACCGGCGTGCTGTTCCTGCTGGCGATGTTCCTGGCGCCGCTGGTCACGGTGGTGCCGTTCGAGGCGGCGTCGACCGCGCTGGTGGTGGTCGGCTTCCTGATGATCATGTCGGTCCGGCAGATCGACTGGACCGACTACGAGATCGGGGTCCCGGCGTTCCTGGCGATCACGCTGATGCCGTTCACGTACTCGATCTCCAACGGCATCGGCGCGGCGATCATCTCGTACGTGGTGATCAAGCTCGCCGTCGGCAAGGCGCGCGAGGTGCACCCGCTGCTCTACGGCGTGGCCGTGATGTTCCTTCTGTACTTCCTGCGCGGGCCGCTGGAAAGCCTGCTCTGAAACCTCTCGAGCCGGGTGACTACGCTCATAGGCGTCAGCAATGTCGTTAGCCAAGCTCATTAGCTAGGCTAAGTAGCGTGATGGAGCGGTCGGTGGCGGAGCGAACTTCAGCCGAGCAACTGGCCATTACGCTGCGCGAGGCGATCACCCGGCTCGGCCGGCGGGTCCGCCAGGCCCGCCCGATCGGCGATCTGACGTTCAGTCAGCTCTCCGCGCTGACCAGCCTGCAGCTGGCCGGGGCGCTGACCCCGCGGGAGCTGGCCGATGTCGAACGGGTCCAGCCGCCGACGATGACCAAGATCATCGGCAAGCTCGAGGATCGCGGACTGATCGCGCGTACGCCCCACCCGTCCGACCGCCGCCAGGTGATCCTGGCTGCGACCGAGGAGGGCCGGGCCGTGTACGCGCAGTTCGAGAAGGCGCGCAACGAGTGGCTTGCGAGGCAGCTTGCCGAGCTCACCCCGGAGGAACGGGACACGCTCGAGCGGGCTGCCGCGATCCTGCACCAAGTGGCCCGGGCCTGACCCGTCCGGTCCGCCTCAGGTCGTTCCGTCACGTGACGATGACGCTTACGACCGACGAGGAGGCGCACCCACGTGCGGCCAGTCCTGAGCACCACTTTCCGGTCCATGCAGGTCCGTAACTACCGGCTGTTCAGCGTCGGCCAGCTCGTGAAGCTGGTCGGCGTCTGGATGATGTTCACTGCGCAGGACTGGTTGGTGCTGGACCTCTCGCACAACTCGCCGGGTGCTCTGGGCATCGTCACCTCGCTGCAGTTCCTGCCGGTTCTGCTGCTCACCCTGTTCAGCGGCAAGCTGGCCGACCGCTATGACAAACGCAAACTGCTGGTCGTCGCGAACACGGCGTTCGCTGTCACTGCCATCGTCTTCGCGATCCTGGTCGCCAGCGGCATCGTGGTGCTCTGGCACGTGTTCATGTTCGCCTGCCTGCTCGGCATCGCGAACGCGGTCGAGACGCCGGTGCGTCAAGCCTTCGTGTCCGAACTGGTCGAGCTGCCGCTGCTGCCCAACGCGCTCGCGCTGTCGGCGGCCACGTTCAACACCGCCCGCATCGGTGGGCCCGCGCTGGCCGGTGCGGCGCTCGCCGTGCTCGGCACCGGCCCGGTGTTTCTGGTCAGCACAGTTCTCGCGGTGGCGCCGATCTTCACGTACACCGCGATGCGCGCGGCCGAGCTCTACGGCGCCAAGCGCCGCGCCAAGGCCGGCGACGCCAAGATCATCGACGGTCTCCGGTACGTGTGGCGGCGCCAGGACCTGCTGCTCCCGATCGGCCTGATGGCGGCGATCGGGATGATCGGCTTCAACTTCCCGGTCACCCTGGCCGCGCTGGCCCGGATCAACTTCCACGCCGGTGCGTCCTCGTTCGGCCTGCTGACCACGGCCCTCGCGCTCGGTGCGCTCGGCGGTGCGCTGGCCGGCAGTGGTCGCAAGGCCCGCCCCGGTGCCTACCGGGTGCTCAGCGCGGCGCTGGCGTTCAGCGTCTTCGAGGTTGCCGTGGGCTTCTCACCGAACTTCGTGGTCGCGCTGATCCTGCTGATCCCGACCGGCTTCTTCTCGATCTACCTGGCCCAGGCAGCCAACCACCGGGTCCAGATGGGCGTGCACGCCGAGTTCCGGGGCCGGGTGATGTCGCTCTACGTGCTGGTCTTCCTGGGCACCACGCCGATCGGCGCCTCGCTGGCCGGCTGGTGGGGCGAGCACTTCGGGGTGCCGTCGAGCATCTGGGGCGCCGGGCTGTTCTGCGTGGTGGCGTCGGTCGTGGCGCTGGTCTGGCAGCTGCGGGTCACCGGCGACAAGCTGAGCATGGCGGGCGGCCTGTCGCTGGTCCGGACGAACCCGGAGGAGGCCTTCGTCGACGAGCCGGCCCAGCCTCAGGTGCCGGCGGCGAAGGGCGCGCCGGTGTCAGTCGGCAAGGCTGCCGCCTGAGAAATGGGCCGCGGCCTCGGCGTGAGCGGCCGCCGGGTCCGCCGCTCGGATCGCTGCCACCAGCCGGCTGTGGTCCATGTGTTCCGCGGGGCTCAGCTCGGTGCCGAAGTGCTCGTGCAAGGACGCGCGGATGACCTCGCCGAGGTCCGCATACAGCTCGATCAGCACCTCGTTGTGGGAGGCGGCGACGACGGCCCGGTGGAACGCCGCGTCCGCGTCGACGAAACCGTCCCGGTCGGCGGCGGCCCAGGCCTGCTCGCGCCGGGCATGCAGGGCGTCGATCCGGTTCAGGTCGGCCGGGGTGCGGCGGCGGGCGGCGAAACTCGCGGCGGCGGCTTCGAGGGTGTGGCGGATCTCCCGTACGTCGGAGGGCTCGGCCGCCGCGAACCGGCGCTGCATGACCCCGGCCAGCTCGCTGGTCGCCACCACGTAGGTGCCCGAGCCCTGGCGGATGTCCAGCAGGCCGTTGTGGGCCAGCGCGCGCACCGCCTCGCGCACGGTGTTGCGGGCCACCCCCAGCTCGGCGACCAGTTCGGGCTCGGTCGGGATGCGTGAGCCCACCGGCCAGGCCCCCGACGTGATCTGCTGGCGCAGGCGCGCGATCACCCGTCCCGACAGGCTTTCGGAGCGCGGCACCGGACCCAAATTCATCCCATGATTCTATGATAGTGTCATGATCATGACCAGAGCGACCCGCACCCTGGCCGTCACTGGTCTTCTCCTCATAGCGATCAACCTGCGCCCGGCCGTCACCAGCCTCGGACCTGTGCTCGAGGAGGTCCGCGCGAGCCTCGGCATGAGCGCCGCCATGGCCGGTCTGCTGACCTCCGTGCCCACGGTGTGTTTCGCCCTGATGGGATCCATGGCGCCGCTGCTGGCTCGGCGCTGGGGCACCGGTGGGTCGATCGGGCTCGGTGCGGCGGCGCTCACGCTCGGGCTGGCCGTGCGCCCGTTCGCCGGTGGCACGCCGCTGTTCCTGGCGCTCACCGCGCTGGCCCTGGCCGGGATCGCGGTGGCCAACGTGCTCCTGCCGGTGGTGGTCAAGCAGCGCTTCCCCGACCACGTCGGCCTGGTCACCGGGCTGTACTCGGTGGCGCTCAACCTCGGTGCCGCCACCGCGGCGGCGGTGACCGTGCCGTTGACCAGCTCGTTCGGCGATGACTGGCGCTACGGGCTGGCGGTGTGGGCGCTGCTCGCGGTGATCGCGGTGCCACCGTGGATCGCGCTGGCCCGCTACCGCGACCGCGGTTCCGCGCCGGTCGAGGATCCCGGCGTCCCGCTGCGCAGACAACCGCTTGCCTGGGCGCTCGCGGTGTACTTTGGCCTGCAGGCGACCGCGGCGTACGTGGTCATGGGCTGGCTCCCGCAGATCTTCCGCGACGCCGGACTGTCGGCGAGCACGGCCGGGCTGCTCTTCTCGCTGACCTCGCTGCTCGGCGTACCGCTGGGCTTCCTGCTGTCCGCGCTCGCCGGCCGGTTGCGGCGGCAGAGCGAGCTGGCCGTCGGCGTCGCGCTGTTCGGCGTGGCCGGCTACGCCGGACTATGGGCCGCACCGGCCACCGCGCCCTGGGTGTGGGCGGTCCTGATCGGCATCGCCAACTGCGCGTTCCCGCTGGCTCTCACCATGATCGCCTTGCGTGGCCGCAGCCCCGCGGTGGTCGTCCGGCTGTCCACGTTCGCGCAGAGCACTGGTTATCTGCTCGCGGTCCCGGGGCCCATCGTCGTCGGCGCCCTCTACGAGCACACCGGCACGTGGCGCCTGCCGCTGGCGTTGATGATCGCCCTGACCGTCCCGCAGATGATCGCCGGAGGGCTGGCGGGCCGCTCGCGACACATCGGTTGATGCCGTTCTCCTGTCGGAATCCTGGCAGCTCAAGTCAGCCGAACGGCTCTCTCCTTTCCCAGTACGGTTCGCCTAGGTTCGAGCGGTGGCAATCACGCACATCGTTGTGCTCGCGACGGCGTTGCTGATGCTGGTCTTCCTGCCTGGCGCCGTCGCGGCCCTGCTGCGCCCGAAAACCCGGGCCGTACGCCGCACGTGGATCGAGCACGCGCGGCGGGATGCTGATGTCTACCGCTGCCTGGATCGCCAGCTGACCGCGGACACCTGGATCCGGCCGCCCTACCCCGAGCCCGGCATGGAGCAGATCGTCGCCGACCTGCGCCGGTTGCGGCGGGAACAGCTGCGCGGGCTGTGCGCCGAGTCGGTGCGGTGGCAGGCCGCGGTGCAGCGTGCCTATGACGACCGGCTCGCGATCGCCAGCACGGCTCTCGGCGTCACCCAGCGCCTGACCACGCTTGCCGGCATGGACCGCGATCTGGAACGGCTGCGGGTCGAGGAGCAGTTGCGCGCGGCGGGGCTCAGACTGCACTAGTGCGACTCTTCGTGGCGATCTATCCACCCAGCGACGTGCTGGGGCACCTGCGCGCCCATCTCGACGCGGCGGTCGCCGGGCGGCGGGTGCGGCTGACCCGGCCCGAGAAATGGCATGTCACGCTGGCCTTCTTCGGCGAGGTCGGGGAGGAACGGCTGCCCGGGCTGATGACGGCGCTGGCCACCGTGCCGGTGCCGGTCGGGCTGCCGCTGCGGCTGCGTGGCGGCGGCAGCTTCGGCAACCGCGTCACCTGGGTCGGCGTGGACGGCGATCTACTCGATCTCGCAGCCAGAACGAGGGCCGTCACCGGGGTGGCGGACGACCGGCCCTTCCAGGCCCATCTGACGGTGCTGTACGCCCACGACCGGGCCGTCAGCGCGGCGCTGGCCGGCTACGCGGGGCCGGCATGGGCCGTCGACCGGATCGAGCTGGTGCGCAGCGAGCCGGACGGCACCTACACCACCCTGGCAAGCGTGGGTCAGGAACTCTCGCGGGCCGCGGGACCGCCACCGAACAGCACGTCGTCCCAGCTCGGCAGCCGCTTGCGGGGCTTCGCCGACTCCTCGGCCTCCGGCTCACCCTGAGCCCCGACGGTGCGGCGCGGGCGCAGCACGGCCAGGCTGGGCACGGCGGGAACTTCCTTGGGCAGGTCGGCGTCGTCGTCGAAGGCCGAACCGGCACCGCCACCGCCCAGCAGGGCAGCGGCCCCACCGGCGACCGGTCGGCGGGTGGGCGTCTCGGCTGCGGCGGGCTCCAGCCCCCGGCCCGGCCGCTCGGTGCTGAGCGGACGGTCGAGCGAGGCCAGCAGCGCGTCGCGACCGGCGCGGATCGGGTCGCGGACCGGGCGCGGCGAGTCGGTCGAGGGCAGGCCGCGACCGGGCCGGGCCGGCTCAGCCGTGCGGCTCGGACCGGGCAGGCCGTGACCGCCACGCTCGTGCGTGGTGCGCTCGGGCGCGGGCTCCTGGCCCAGGATCGGGGTGGGCCGCTCGGCGCACAGGTATTGCGCCATGTCGTCGTGCGGCGACACGATCTGGCGGCCCTTGTCGAGATTCCACACGGCCTGGGCGGTGGCCTTGCCCGACGGCCAGGTGGCGATGATCCGCCAGGTGCCGTCGTCGCGGCGGAACGCATCCCAGGAGATCTTCTCGGTGTCGATGCCGTGCTGGGCCAGGCGGGTGTCGACCACCTCGGCGAGCGGGGCACCGGAATCCGACGTCTTCAGCCGGGTGCGCCGGGCGTGCTGGGCCAGCATGGCGCGCTCCTGCAGCACCGGGCCCGCATAGCGGAGCACGCGGTCGACCGGGACACCGGCGACCCGGGCCACGTCCTCGGCGGACTCACCGGAGCGGATGCGGGCCTGGATGTCGCGCGGGGACAGGGTCGCCATGGTCTCGGCCTGCGCGATGGCGACCGCGGTGCCGGCGGCCATGGCCGCTGCGCCGCCGCCGCCCTCATGGTGCAGCGCGCCGCTGACCCGGTCGTCGATGGGAAGAGCCAGGAGCCGGCCGACCTCGTCGGCGAGCACCAGAGCCTGACCGTCCTCGGAGAGGGCGACGAAGCGTACCGGCCGCATGCGTTGCCTCCGTCCCGTTCTCCCAGTCGTTCCGCGCTCGTCTTGACCGTGCTCCGAGAGTCAGTCACCCGGGTGCGTTTGGGAACACGGTACGCGCCTCGGTCACCCAATGGTGGTAAGCCACGCCGTCGACTTCATTGACCTGCAGAGATGATCTTCAGCACCGCACAACCAGATCCATTTATACGTACGGCCCCCGGGCCGGGCAACCGCAAGCGGCGTGGCGCCCGCCCGCCACGCCGTCTGAGACTCTGCTCACGCCCGGGGCGGCAGCGCCGGGCTGTGCGTCGCTGGTTCAGCCATTGGCGACCCGTCGACCCGCGTACCCGGTGACCCGGTGCGCCGGGTGCTGGAGGAGATTGTCCAATTGGCCTACGTCGTGGGCGGCTTCCTGGTATGCGGGCCCCGGACAGGCCGGTCGACGTCCGGGGTGCGGCCCGGCTGCCCGGGCGGCGACCCGGGATTCGTTCAGAGTCGATCGATGACGAAGTCGATGCATTTCGTGAGCGCCTCGACGTCCGCCGGGTCGACGGTCGGGTAGAGCGCGATGCGCAGCTGGTTGCGGCCGAGCTTGCGGTAGGGCTCGGTGTCCACGATGCCGTTGGCCCGCAGCGTCTTGGCGATAACGGCCGCGTCCACCCCGTCGGCGAAGTCGATCGTCGCCACCGCGTTGGAGCGCAACGCCGGATCGGTGACGAACGGGGCGGCCATCGGCGAGCGGTCGGCCCAGCCGTAGATCGCCGCGGCGCTCTCGGCACACCGCTTGGCCGCCCAGCCGAGCCCGCCCCGGGAGTTCATCCAGTCGATCTGCTCCGCGGCCAGGAACACCGTCGCCAGCGCCGGGGTGTTGTAGGTCTGCTCGAGGCGGGACTGCTCGATCGCGGTCACCAGGTCGAGGAACTGCGGGATGTAGCGCCCCGAGGCCTTGATCTCGAACGCCCGCTCGATCGCGGCCGGCGACATCAGCGCGATCCACAGCCCGCCGTCCGAGCCGAACGCCTTCTGCGGGGCGAGGTAGTAGACGTCGGTCTCGGTGAGGTCGACGTCGAGGCTGCCGCCACCGGAGGTCGCGTCGGTGAGCATGAGTGCGCCCGGGTCGGCGCCGGCCACCCGCTTGACCGGTACGGCGACCCCCGTGGAGGTCTCGTTCTGCACGCTCGCGTACACGTCGACGCCCGCCTCGGCGGTCAGGAACGCCGCGCTGCCGCCGGGGGCCTTGTGCACGGTCGGCTCGGCCAGGAACGGCGCATCCGAGACGGCCTTGACGAACTTGGCCCCGAACTCGCCGAACTCGGCGAACTGGGCCTTGTCGCGGACCAGCCCGAAGGTGGCCGTCTCCCAGAACGCGCTGGTGCCGCCGTTGCTGATGATCACCTCGTAGCCGTCCGGCAGGGCGAAGAACTCCGCGATGCCCCGGCGCATCCGGGCGACCTGGTCCTTGACCGTCTTCTGCCGGTGTGAGGTGCCCAGATAGGTGGTGGCCACCCGGAGCAGCGCCTCGACCCCCTCGGGACGGACCTTGCTCGGCCCGGAACCGAACCGGCCGTCGACGGGCTTGAGGTCGTCGGGGATGCGGATCGGGTCGCTCATGGTGGTCCTCTCGAACGGGGGCCTAGAGATTATGGCGGACGGCGTCCCACCCCTCGACGTCCTGCGGCTTGCGGGGGTGCGCACCTACATAACGCGCACTGGGCCGCACGATGCGACCGAGTTTCTTCTGCTCCAGGATGTGCGCGCTCCAGCCGGCCACCCGGGCGCAGGTGAACATCGAGGTGAACATGTGCGCCGGGACCTCGGCGAAGTCGAGCACCACCGCGGACCAGAACTCCACGTTCGTGGCGAGCACCCGGTCGGGCTTGCGAGCCTGCAGCTCGGCCAGCGCCGCCCGCTCCAGCGCCTCGGCCACCTCGAAGCGCGGGGCAGCCAGCTCCTTGGCCGTGCGTCGCAGCACCCGGGCGCGCGGGTCCTCGGCGCGGTAGACCCGGTGGCCGAAGCCCATCAGCCGCTCGCCGCGGTCGAGCACACCTTTCACGTACCCCTCGGCGTCGCCGCTGCGTTCGACGGCCTCGATCATGTGCAGCACGCGGGACGGCGCACCGCCGTGCAGCGGACCGGACAGCGCGCCGATGCCGGAGGAGATGCAGGCCGCCGCGTCGGCGCCGGTGGAGGCGACGATGCGGGTGGTGAAGGTGGAGGCGTTCAGCCCGTGCTCGGCGGCGGAGATGAAGTAGGCGTCGACCGCCTTGACGTGCCGCGGGTCCGGCTCGCCGCGCCAGCGCTTCATGAACCGCTCGACGATCGTCTGGGCCTTGTCGATGTCCCGCTGCGGCACCGCGGGCAGTCCCAGGCCCCGGGCGGCCTGCGCGACGAACGACAGCGCGGTCACCGAGACCCGGGCCAGGTCGGCGCGCACCTGCTCGTCGTTGATGTCCAGCAGCTGGGACAGCCCCCAGTACGGCGCGAGCATGGCCACCGCGGACTGCACGTCGACGCGGATGTCGCCGGAGTGCACCGGCACCGGGAACGGCTCGGCCGGCGGCAGCCCCGGCCCGAAGCGGCCGTCCACCAGCAGCGCCCAGACATTGCCGAACGACACCTGCCCGATGAGATCCTCGATGTCGACGCCCCGGTAACGCAGGGCGCCGCCGGCCTTGTCCGGCTCGGCGATCTCGGTCTCGAAGGCGATCACGCCTTCCAGGCCGGGCTTGAAGTCGGACACGGGGCCTCCCGGGCGTCTCTTTTGTCGGTCTCTCATCTTCCCGCCCGGTGACTTGCCGGTCGAGCCGCGGAAATGTGCTGTCGGTGACACCTATCCTCGCCGAGGTGACGTGCGCGCGAAGCAGATCTAGGTTCGTTGTGCCGATCCCGGAAAGAGAAACTTCGTGACATCTGACCCACCGTCGCCCGCCGGTATGCGGCGCGACTACCGCGAGCGGGACGCCCTGCTCGAGACGGACCTCGCCGCCGACTGGCCCGCCCAGTTCGGCCGCTGGTTCGCCGACGCGCTGGAGTTCGCGCTGCCCGAGCCCAACGCGATGATCGTCGCGACCGCCGACACCTCGGGCCGGCCCAGCGCGCGCACGGTGCTGCTCAAGGCGTACGACGAGCGGGGTTTCGTCTTCTTCACCAACTACACCTCCCGCAAGGGCACCGAGGCGCTGGCCAACCCGCAGGCCGGCATCGTCTTCCCGTGGCACCCCATGCAGCGTCAGGTGCTGGTCAGCGGGACGGTCGACAAGGTGGACCGGGCCGAGACCGAGGAGTATTTCGCCTCCCGCCCGCGCGGGTCCCAGCTGGGCGCATGGGCCAGCCCGCAGAGCCAGGTCGTGGCCGGGCGCGACGCCATCGACGCGCGGCTGGCCGAGACGATCGAGCGCTTCGGCGCGGCCGGTGAGGTCCCGGCCCCGCCGCACTGGGGTGGGCTGCGGGTCGTCCCGGAGACCGTCGAGTTCTGGCAGGGCCGCACCAACCGGCTGCACGACCGGCTGCGCTACCGGCGTACGGCGGACGGCTGGATCGTCGAACGGCTGGCCCCGTGACCCAGGAACCGGTGGAGGCGGCCGAGAAGGTCACCGAGGAGACGGTCCAGAAGGAGCGCCGGAGCTGGGTCATCGACGTCCGGCCGCTGCGCCACGTGGCCTACCGGCGGATGTGGCTGGGCAACGGCGTCTCGTTCTTCGGCTTCCAGTTCACCTCGGTCGCCGTGCCCGTGCAGATGTTCGCGATCACCAACTCGTCGGCGTGGGTCGGCCTGCTGGGCGTCGCGGGTCTCGTACCGCTGCTGGTCTTCGGTCTGTGGGGTGGCGCCGCGGCCGACGTGGTGGACCGGCGCAAGCTGTTGCTGGCCAGCTCGACGCTCGCCTGGCTGTCGACGGTGGGCCTGCTGATCCAGGGGCTGGCGGGGATGCGGAGCGGGTGGCTGCTGCTGGCGCTGACCGCGGTGCAGTCGGCCGGTTTCGCGGTCAGTTCGCCGACCCGGCAGGCGATCATCCCGCGCATCGTGCCCGCGTCGCTGGTGCCGTCGGCCAACACGCTCAACTACACGACCACGACCGCCGGTGGGGTGCTCGGCCCGCTCGCAGCCGGGCTGATCCTCGGCGCCTTCTCCACCGGCACCGCGGTGACCGTGGCGTACGCCGTGGATGCCGTGCTGTTCTCGATCTCGTTCTGGGCGACCTACCGCTTGCCGGCCATCCCGCCGATCGAGCATGCCGAGGGCGAGGAACGGCCCACCGCCGGTGTCCGCGGCATCGTGGACGGCTTGCGGTTCCTGG includes:
- a CDS encoding NCS2 family permease, which translates into the protein MSTVAADASVDSSGRTPKNGFDRYFEISARGSTIGREVRGGFATFFTMAYIVVLNPLILGAGVDATGAKLPITALAAGTALVAGVMTILMGVVARFPLALAAGLGVNALVAYEIAPEMTWADAMGLVFIEGVIIAVLVLTGLRTAVFQAVPTQLKTAIGVGIGLFLMIIGLVDAGFVRRVPDASGTTVPVELGIGGKLTSWPLLVFCLGLLLTLVLFVRKVKGAILIGILATTVLAIVVEAIGNIGPSFVDGKPNAAGWSLNVPTLPDKIVDLPDLSLLGKFNVLDSWGRAGWLVALMFVFTLLVTDFFDTMGTMVAVGQEGGLVQRDGMPPRTREILLVDSVAAAAGGAASVSSNTSFIESASGVAEGARTGVANLVTGVLFLLAMFLAPLVTVVPFEAASTALVVVGFLMIMSVRQIDWTDYEIGVPAFLAITLMPFTYSISNGIGAAIISYVVIKLAVGKAREVHPLLYGVAVMFLLYFLRGPLESLL
- a CDS encoding DUF3027 domain-containing protein; the encoded protein is MGDNGPVTTRTSGTRAARLDQVCADAVGLARGAITEVDPADVGEHIEAVAEGDRIVTHFFDSHLAGYRGWRWAVTVTRVPRSRHVTVCETVLLPGPDSLLAPGWVPWNERVQPGDLGVGDLMPTAPDDERLAQGYVLSDDPAVEDVSWELGLGRPRVMSREGRIETAQRWYDGDAGPDAPIATAAPRNARCGTCGFYLPLAGSMRAMFGVCGNLYAPDDGKAVSADHGCGAHSEALMGSAEQPVEELPTVYDDSEVEAVAVSRAPGSVEAGEPAEDYGHS
- a CDS encoding MarR family transcriptional regulator produces the protein MERSVAERTSAEQLAITLREAITRLGRRVRQARPIGDLTFSQLSALTSLQLAGALTPRELADVERVQPPTMTKIIGKLEDRGLIARTPHPSDRRQVILAATEEGRAVYAQFEKARNEWLARQLAELTPEERDTLERAAAILHQVARA
- a CDS encoding DUF2530 domain-containing protein, whose amino-acid sequence is MVPFALGGIAVFVIAGVVLLLAGAPHTWLWTCVAGALWGIPGLLTMLRHDANRRRRRALTHAEFTVADPA
- a CDS encoding MFS transporter, which codes for MQVRNYRLFSVGQLVKLVGVWMMFTAQDWLVLDLSHNSPGALGIVTSLQFLPVLLLTLFSGKLADRYDKRKLLVVANTAFAVTAIVFAILVASGIVVLWHVFMFACLLGIANAVETPVRQAFVSELVELPLLPNALALSAATFNTARIGGPALAGAALAVLGTGPVFLVSTVLAVAPIFTYTAMRAAELYGAKRRAKAGDAKIIDGLRYVWRRQDLLLPIGLMAAIGMIGFNFPVTLAALARINFHAGASSFGLLTTALALGALGGALAGSGRKARPGAYRVLSAALAFSVFEVAVGFSPNFVVALILLIPTGFFSIYLAQAANHRVQMGVHAEFRGRVMSLYVLVFLGTTPIGASLAGWWGEHFGVPSSIWGAGLFCVVASVVALVWQLRVTGDKLSMAGGLSLVRTNPEEAFVDEPAQPQVPAAKGAPVSVGKAAA
- a CDS encoding MFS transporter — its product is MTRATRTLAVTGLLLIAINLRPAVTSLGPVLEEVRASLGMSAAMAGLLTSVPTVCFALMGSMAPLLARRWGTGGSIGLGAAALTLGLAVRPFAGGTPLFLALTALALAGIAVANVLLPVVVKQRFPDHVGLVTGLYSVALNLGAATAAAVTVPLTSSFGDDWRYGLAVWALLAVIAVPPWIALARYRDRGSAPVEDPGVPLRRQPLAWALAVYFGLQATAAYVVMGWLPQIFRDAGLSASTAGLLFSLTSLLGVPLGFLLSALAGRLRRQSELAVGVALFGVAGYAGLWAAPATAPWVWAVLIGIANCAFPLALTMIALRGRSPAVVVRLSTFAQSTGYLLAVPGPIVVGALYEHTGTWRLPLALMIALTVPQMIAGGLAGRSRHIG
- the thpR gene encoding RNA 2',3'-cyclic phosphodiesterase, with translation MRLFVAIYPPSDVLGHLRAHLDAAVAGRRVRLTRPEKWHVTLAFFGEVGEERLPGLMTALATVPVPVGLPLRLRGGGSFGNRVTWVGVDGDLLDLAARTRAVTGVADDRPFQAHLTVLYAHDRAVSAALAGYAGPAWAVDRIELVRSEPDGTYTTLASVGQELSRAAGPPPNSTSSQLGSRLRGFADSSASGSP
- a CDS encoding FadR/GntR family transcriptional regulator, with the protein product MNLGPVPRSESLSGRVIARLRQQITSGAWPVGSRIPTEPELVAELGVARNTVREAVRALAHNGLLDIRQGSGTYVVATSELAGVMQRRFAAAEPSDVREIRHTLEAAAASFAARRRTPADLNRIDALHARREQAWAAADRDGFVDADAAFHRAVVAASHNEVLIELYADLGEVIRASLHEHFGTELSPAEHMDHSRLVAAIRAADPAAAHAEAAAHFSGGSLAD